CGAGATTTTCTTCGATCGTCAAAGACGGAAACACATTCGCAAGCTGTGGCACATAGGACATGCCCCGCTGCACGATTTGATCCGATCGGAGTCCTGCGATTTCGTTGCCGTTGAAGCGAATATTTCCGGTATGCGGCTTCAGCAGTCCGAACACCGTTTTGGCAAGCGTTGATTTTCCGGCTCCGTTGGGTCCGATAATCGCCACCAGTTCACCCGGATAGACGCGCATATTCGCACCTTGCAAAATGTCCAGGTCTTTGACATAGCCTGCATGAACGTTTTCAACTTCAAGGATCGGAGCAGTCATAGGACGGATGGAGGAGGATACTTAGAATCAAACTGTATCATTCTGGTGTGGTTTTCTTAACGGCTTAGTGTCGAGGTGCTGAGTTCGATCGAGGTTTTCGCTTCGTTTTGGGCGACTTTTGCTCGATCGTAATCTTAGCGATTGTTGTATATCCGTGCGAGAACGTTGAACATTCGCTAAAATCGCGGCATCGGCTGTATTCTTGTGATGGTTATCATGGTTCGTCGTGCGCTCCTCCTCGTCAATCGCAATGCCCGTAAGGGACAGGCTCAGCTTGAAGCTGCGATTAGCCAGTTAAACGTATTGGGCTTTGAACTGCTCGAAGCACCGATCGATCGTTCGTCTCGCTTAGCGGAAACGATTCGGGAGTATCGCGATCGCGTGGATCTAGTCATTGTCGGCGGCGGAGATGGCACACTGAACGCTGCCGTTGAAGGGTTGATCGAAACAAAGTTGCCGCTTGGAATTCTGCCGCTCGGAACGGCAAACGATTTAGCGAGAACGCTCGGCATTCCTTCAACTTTGCCCGAAGCGTGTCAGGTGATCGCGAACGGTAAGAAGCAACAAATTGATCTCGGTTGGGTAAATGGCAAGTATTTCTTTAATGTTGCAAGTTTGGGGTTGAGTGTTCAGATTACACGCGGCTTAACTAAGACCGCTAAACGCCGCTGGGGTGTATTTGCCTATGCTGCAACTGCGTTTCAGGTGTTGTGGAAGTCGCGGCGGTTTAAAGCGGAAATTGTGTGCGATGGTCGCTCGCAGAAAGTGAAAACCGTTCAAATCGCTGTCGGCAATGGTCGCTATTACGGTGGCGGAATGGCAGTTGCGGAAGATGCCGCGATCGACGATGAACGCTTGGATCTCTACAGTCTAGAGATTGATCACTGGTGGCAAATGGCGCTGGCGCTGCCTGCTCTGCGCCGTGGAACTCATACCCAATCTCGCTGGGTGCAGTCTTGGCAAGGAAAAGAGATTTTTGTGTATGTGCCAAAGGCGAAATCAATCAATACGGATGGTGAAATCACGACGACAACGCCCGCACATTTTAAGGTTGTTCCGAAAGCGCTGACGGTTTTGGTTCCTTAACAGGATTGAGGCTTTGTAAATACAAACGACCCACGATCGTAAGGAAGCTGAGATAAGCGATCGCTTCAATCCAATAGAGTCGATCGACATATCCAAACAATGTATGCAGAATGACTCCTGGAAATTGTTTCTGCGATAGCACCGTTGAAGCGTCCCAAATCAATCCACCCAGAAAGCAAGAACTTGGCTCAGAGAGACATAAGCTGGCATAGCGCGGATTCAACTGAGACAGAATTGCAAAGCTCTTATCCAAGTGCGCCAATACTCCGATCACCAATCCAGAAACAATCAGCAGCAAGAAAATTCCCATCCCCTGAAAGAACTGTTTCAGATTGATTTTCACACCCAGCTTGAACAAGAGAATGCCAACGACGATCGCGCCTGTTAATCCCCCCGCTGCACCAATCACAGGCGACCACCCTTGCTGAAACTGTGCTGCGATAAACACAACAGTTTCAAATCCTTCCCGCAGCACCGCAAAGAAAATCAAGCCAAACACACCCCAAGCGGCATTGGTTTGCATTGCTTGATCGATTTCGCGTTCGACTTCTCCTTTGAGTGATTTTGCCTGCTTTGTCATCCAAATCAGCATCCAACTCAGCAACACGATCGCAATCAATCCAAATATCGCTTCGAGCAATGGTTTAAACACTGGCGCATATACATGATTGGAAGCATCTAAACTTCCCAATGTCCAAAGAAAGACAACCCCAACGGCAACGCTGGCAACTATACCCGCACCAATACCAGCGTAAACCCAAGGATTGAGATTCGATCGACCCGCTTTACTCAAATAAGCCAGCACAATTCCCACGACGAGTGCTGCTTCTACGCCTTCGCGCAGAGTAATCACAAACGTTGACAGCATAAATAGGTAAAACGCAAGATCTTTAAGTCCAATTAAAAACGGATGGAGCAAAACTACTCCATCCGTCCTCTAAATTTATCAAACTTACAGAAGATACAGCAGGATAAACAGGATAATCCAGATGACATCAACAAAGTGCCAATAGATTTCTGCAGCTTGGACTCCGAAATGTTTTTCGCTGTTGTAGTGATTCGGAACGCGCGATCGCCACAGTACCGCCAACATCAGAATCAACCCAAAACAAACGTGCAGCCCGTGAAAGCCAGTTAGAACATAAAACGTGCTGGCAAAAATGTTTGTTCTCAGTCCGAATTCTAAATGGAAATACTCATAAAGCTGACCTGCTAAGAACACAGCCCCCATCAGCGCCGTGATCCCAAACCACAACCGCAAGCCTTTCACATCATTTTTCTGAATTGCTTGATCCGCATTGTGAATCACAAAGCTACTGCCAATCAGAACTGCCGTGTTAATTCCAGGCAGTAAGAGTTCTAGTTTTGGCGTTCCTTCCGGAGGCCAGTCCGGAGTCACGGCACGAAAGGCAATATATGCCATGAATAACCCTAGAAAGATCATTCCTTCAGCCGCAAGAAACACAATCAGTCCAGGAATGCGGAGATCGGGATGCTCCTGATGATGGGCAGGTTCTGCGATCGCTTCTTGTTGGTAGTCGCGAGAAGTTTTTGCAGGATCGATAGTCGTCATGGGTATTGCAAGAATAAAGGACAAAAGGATGAAGTGGCTTCATCCTTACAAGGCTTTATCGATTGTTGCTTTCGGTTCCCCGATCGCTCGGATTAGCAGCAACTACGGGATCAGGCTTTGCTCTTAGCGTCGAGCTAGGGCCAGCCGACAGTGCTGGATTACTGGCATCCGAAAATGGCACATCTACCTCAGTCGATCGTGGCGCTAAACCGTAGTCATAAGGGCCTGTTGCCAGCACCGGATCGGCGATAAAGTTCTCTGGCGGAGGCGGAGAAGTGGTCATCCATTCCAGCGTCAACGCCCGCCACGGATTATCTCCCGCAGGCTCACCGCGTAGCCAACTCCAAGTGACATTCACAATAAACGGGATGGTTGACATCGCCAGCAGAAAGGCCCCGATCGTACAAATCAAATTCAGCGTTGCAAACTTGGGATCGTACTCCGCAATCCGGCGGTTCATGCCTTCTAAGCCCAACTTGTGCATCGGCATAAACGCCAAGTTAAAGCCGACAAAGCTTAACCAGAAGTGAGCCTTGCCCCAAGCCTCATTCATCATGCGCCCGGTGATTTTCGGGAACCAATGATAGAACGCTCCATACAATCCGAATACGCTACCGCCAAACAGAACATAGTGCAGGTGAGCGACGACAAAGTAAGTATCGTGAACGTGAATATCAAACGGAACAGAAGCCGTCATTACACCGCTAATTCCACCAATCACGAAGAGCGCAATAAATCCCATCGCAAACAGCAATGCGGAACTGTCGTCTAATTTTCCACCCCAAAGCGTTGCCAACCAGCTAAACACCTTAATCCCAGTCGGAACAGCAATGATCATCGTCGTGATCATAAAGAACATTCGCATCCAAGGCGGTGTGCCACTGGTAAACATATGGTGAACCCAGACGATTAAGCCCAAGCCACAGATGGCAAGACTGGAGTAAGCGATCGCTTTGTATCCAAAAATCGGCTTACGAGCGTGAACGGAAATCAGTTCCGAGATCATGCCGAACACAGGCAAGATCATGATGTAAACCGCAGGGTGCGAGTAGAACCAGAACAAGTGCTGATAAACGATCGGGTCGCCGCCCCCGGTGGGATTAAAGAATGCCGTTCCAATCAACACATCAAACGACAGCAGAATCAATGCACCCGCCAATACCGGAGTAGCAATCACCGCCAGAATGGAGGTAGCGAACATCGCCCAGCAAAATAGAGGCATCTGGTTCCAGCCCATGCCGGGAGTCCGCATTTTGGCGATCGTCACCAGGAAGTTAATTGCCGCCAAAATCGAAGAGGTTCCCAGAGTCAACACGCTGAGAATCCAGATCATTTCTCCGGCTTTTCCACTGATCAGACTCAGCGGTGGATAGTTCGTCCATCCCGCACCAGGCGCACCCACCAGAAAGCTGCTCATAAGCAGAATTCCAGCCGGCGGGATCATCCAGAATGCCAGTGCGTTGAGCTTCGGAAACGCCATATCTCGCGCCCCGATCATCAGAGGCACGAGATAGTTACCAAAGCCACCCGTTCCTGCCGGGACAATCCACAAAAAGATCATCACCGTTGCATGAACGGTGAACAGACTGTTATACACTTCGCGGCTGACAAAATCAGATTCTGGAGTCGCTAACTCTGTCCGCACCATGGTTGCCAACACACCGCCAATCAGATAAAAGACGAAGGTTGTCACAAGGTACTGAATCCCAATGACTTTGTGATCAGTGCTAAAAGTGAAGTATTGTTTCCAATCGCCCTTTTTCTCTGGATGAGCGGGGCGATTCGCTTGTTCTTGAATTTGGGCTGCTTGTGTCATAGCAAAGGTGTTTAAGAGGTTAGCTCATCGGATGAAGTTGATGCAGCAGATCAGGAGTGACACCCGCTTCTTGGGCGTAGGGCGCGAGATACTCGCTATCTGTCATCTCAGCAGGATTCAGCGCGATCGCGCGATCGCTTGCATTGGTCTGCGCGACCTTCATGCTCTGTAGCCAAGTTTCATAAGCTTCGAGCGATTCCACCACCACATGAGATTTCATTGCGCCGTGGTAGGCTCCACACAGTTCCGCGCAAATAATCGGATAGTCTCCTTCTTTGGTCGGAACAAAGCGAATTTCAGATTGTCTTCCTGGCACGGCATCCTGTTTCAAGCGAAATTCAGGCACCCAAAACGCATGAAGCACATCGTTCGCCGTGATATTCATCACGACTGGCCGACCGACAGGCAAGTGCAGTTCACCCGCAATAATTTCTTCGGGATAAGTAAACAGCCAAGCGTATTGCATTCCTGCGGCATTGATGACTAACGGTTCTTGTCCGGTTGCGGGAATCGAACCCGCTCTAGGAGCAACGTTCCCAGCCGCAGGCGCATCTTGACGCAGAGGAATTTTTTCCTCGATCGCATCGGTTGCCGCATTCTGGCGCACTTCCGCATCTTTGGCGACGGGATCAACTTGCGCGATTAACGGGGCTGCGATCGCTGATCCTTTCATCTGTGCGACTTGATGCGAGTGTTTCGAGTGCGCTGCCATCGAGTGATCCATCGGATTCATGCCGCTTTCAGTGTTATAGATCTCAAAGCTATACACCGAAATTCCCAGCACGATCACCGCCGGGATCGCCGTCCAAAGAATTTCAAGCGGAATATTGCCGTGGACGGGTGGCCCGTCGCTGAGGTCATCGGGATCACGGCGAAAGCGGAAGTACGAATAAACCAGCACAAAGATCACAAGAAGAAAAATGCCCGTGCCGATCGTCAACATTGCACCAAACAACTGATCAATCAGTGGGGCTGCTTCGGAAGCAGCGATCGGGAGCAGGTTATGGTTCTGACCATACCAAAGGCTTACGAGCGTCAGAATGATACCCGCGAGGAGAGTTGAAATTTGACTAGGAATGTTCACGGCTCACCAATCTTGCCTATAACTACTTCAAGGGTTCTAGATTCTGGATATTGGGTAAACAGCTTTTAGGTAGAGATTCGACTGTCTATGTTGCCGTCTTAACAATTTTCCAACGAGTAGAGAGAACAGTTTCTATTGAGAATGCTTGCTCAATCCAGTCTAGTCTTCTTCCACGGTAGGGCAGGGGAATCGAATCTGGGGGACAAAATTCCTGAACTTTAAGGTTTTCTTTGGGATCA
This window of the Cyanobacteria bacterium FACHB-DQ100 genome carries:
- a CDS encoding cytochrome c oxidase subunit II, with product MNIPSQISTLLAGIILTLVSLWYGQNHNLLPIAASEAAPLIDQLFGAMLTIGTGIFLLVIFVLVYSYFRFRRDPDDLSDGPPVHGNIPLEILWTAIPAVIVLGISVYSFEIYNTESGMNPMDHSMAAHSKHSHQVAQMKGSAIAAPLIAQVDPVAKDAEVRQNAATDAIEEKIPLRQDAPAAGNVAPRAGSIPATGQEPLVINAAGMQYAWLFTYPEEIIAGELHLPVGRPVVMNITANDVLHAFWVPEFRLKQDAVPGRQSEIRFVPTKEGDYPIICAELCGAYHGAMKSHVVVESLEAYETWLQSMKVAQTNASDRAIALNPAEMTDSEYLAPYAQEAGVTPDLLHQLHPMS
- the ctaD gene encoding cytochrome c oxidase subunit I, with translation MTQAAQIQEQANRPAHPEKKGDWKQYFTFSTDHKVIGIQYLVTTFVFYLIGGVLATMVRTELATPESDFVSREVYNSLFTVHATVMIFLWIVPAGTGGFGNYLVPLMIGARDMAFPKLNALAFWMIPPAGILLMSSFLVGAPGAGWTNYPPLSLISGKAGEMIWILSVLTLGTSSILAAINFLVTIAKMRTPGMGWNQMPLFCWAMFATSILAVIATPVLAGALILLSFDVLIGTAFFNPTGGGDPIVYQHLFWFYSHPAVYIMILPVFGMISELISVHARKPIFGYKAIAYSSLAICGLGLIVWVHHMFTSGTPPWMRMFFMITTMIIAVPTGIKVFSWLATLWGGKLDDSSALLFAMGFIALFVIGGISGVMTASVPFDIHVHDTYFVVAHLHYVLFGGSVFGLYGAFYHWFPKITGRMMNEAWGKAHFWLSFVGFNLAFMPMHKLGLEGMNRRIAEYDPKFATLNLICTIGAFLLAMSTIPFIVNVTWSWLRGEPAGDNPWRALTLEWMTTSPPPPENFIADPVLATGPYDYGLAPRSTEVDVPFSDASNPALSAGPSSTLRAKPDPVVAANPSDRGTESNNR
- a CDS encoding heme-copper oxidase subunit III is translated as MTTIDPAKTSRDYQQEAIAEPAHHQEHPDLRIPGLIVFLAAEGMIFLGLFMAYIAFRAVTPDWPPEGTPKLELLLPGINTAVLIGSSFVIHNADQAIQKNDVKGLRLWFGITALMGAVFLAGQLYEYFHLEFGLRTNIFASTFYVLTGFHGLHVCFGLILMLAVLWRSRVPNHYNSEKHFGVQAAEIYWHFVDVIWIILFILLYLL
- a CDS encoding lipid kinase, whose amino-acid sequence is MVRRALLLVNRNARKGQAQLEAAISQLNVLGFELLEAPIDRSSRLAETIREYRDRVDLVIVGGGDGTLNAAVEGLIETKLPLGILPLGTANDLARTLGIPSTLPEACQVIANGKKQQIDLGWVNGKYFFNVASLGLSVQITRGLTKTAKRRWGVFAYAATAFQVLWKSRRFKAEIVCDGRSQKVKTVQIAVGNGRYYGGGMAVAEDAAIDDERLDLYSLEIDHWWQMALALPALRRGTHTQSRWVQSWQGKEIFVYVPKAKSINTDGEITTTTPAHFKVVPKALTVLVP
- a CDS encoding FTR1 family protein is translated as MLSTFVITLREGVEAALVVGIVLAYLSKAGRSNLNPWVYAGIGAGIVASVAVGVVFLWTLGSLDASNHVYAPVFKPLLEAIFGLIAIVLLSWMLIWMTKQAKSLKGEVEREIDQAMQTNAAWGVFGLIFFAVLREGFETVVFIAAQFQQGWSPVIGAAGGLTGAIVVGILLFKLGVKINLKQFFQGMGIFLLLIVSGLVIGVLAHLDKSFAILSQLNPRYASLCLSEPSSCFLGGLIWDASTVLSQKQFPGVILHTLFGYVDRLYWIEAIAYLSFLTIVGRLYLQSLNPVKEPKPSALSEQP